A window of Quercus robur chromosome 12, dhQueRobu3.1, whole genome shotgun sequence genomic DNA:
CATCCAAAACCTACATtcaataaaaaaccaaaatttttaaaaaccccAGAAGCCCAATTCGCAAAATCGAAATCCAAATCGCCAAATTTAACAAATTCACATAATTTTTACTTTATAAGGCGACCGTGGAACCTTCCGGGGAGCCTTGACCGGGCTATGATTAACCCCCTGAACGGCCTCGTCGAATCCAAAAGGCAAAAGCGAGTGCATGGAGCGGCGCGTCTCGCTCTTGTACCGGAAAATATTCCGGCTGGGGGTGGATCTCTTATCGGGCGTGGCCGGAAAAGCAACTCCGCCGGAGGCCTCGGGGCCGAAAAGAGCGGTACGTAGGAGCGTGGCATAGGCACTTGACGTGTCTTCTCGTCCCTCAGCTGTAGAGCTCGCCTTCGGCGAAACCAAGTCGAAAAGCGCAAAATTCGACCCGGATCTACTGGGTATGAACCGGTCGGAGTAGATCGTTCTCGAGGGACCCGTGTGGTAGCTCGAGTTTAAGAGACGGTCTATGTGTTTCGACGCCGCTTCAGCTGAGAGATTCAGCTGCGACGAAGACGAAGAAGATGGTGCGATTAGGGTTCTCAGAGCTGATTGAGTCGGTGGTGTTTGGAGTGTCGAATCGTCCATATTGAATTTGCTTTCAGCCAAAATTTCTGACCGTTCGGTATTTtctactatttctctctctcggagacagagagagagagagagagagagagagattttgaggTTTGCCTTAGTTTCTTTCACGGCGGGTTTCGGTTAAATTTACCGCGAAACCTTGGAAAACGTTATTTTATTATGCGGGAAAAAGAGAGTACCGTGGTCTTGTCTTGTTGGTGTAGATCGAATTCCAAGGTTTTTACTAAAGCTAAAATAAATCTAGGACTAGACCGTGGTGGTCTGGTTTGGTTTTTGGGCTCCGATTCGGGTCTCAACTAAAAACCGTAAGATTATCGAATTTGCAAATACAATTTCTCGAaggattttggatttttgggaacaaaagaaatttatttgacgttaatgatttttatgttgtttatcAGATTCAAgatttaaatactaaaataaaaggTCGGTACTAGGTTAGGTAGTACTGAGTCCGAGTCTGAGTCTGAGTCCGAAACCGACCCAATATAGGATTATTATTGCttgattaataaattattagtaATTCTGATTCACTCGTGCTAATGCccttttaattgaaatttaattaatttaaaaaaaaaaaacatgcgtAAGATTATGAAATAGGAatgtggtttttatttattattattattatttttttaccatttggGTTTTTTCCTTGTTATTCATTATTatgtatttgtaattttgcaGGCTGAtgttgatttaaaaaattaatgggcAGGATTGGATTGATTAGTATAATTAATACATTAACTAGCTGAATTTAGTAATTTACATgcgtttttgttttcttaatgaATTTTCCATGCTTTTGAATGGGCTGATACCTTGCGTTAAATTGATCATTATTTCTCATAAGGaattttttcatgcatatttaCGTGCATTTATTTAGTacattatatattaaatttacttatttatattatttaatttttatatgtatttctcttttcttttttacatattttattgCCATTCCAAaacatttgttttttctttctccttgcACTCATGATTATCCATTTCTTTAATCTATCATCTCAATCTCATTAATATCAAAACCACCTTATAGGGATAAAAAATATATCTCCAACCATGCAAATGTTCCCTTCCTTAAAGAGAGAGGGTGAGGATCCGACACCCAAATCCAACCCCGTCCCATCtcgttgttttttttaattactatgcTAAATCCttctattggatttttttttaaagtacacaTAAAAAGAAAGCCTAATGCATAGTAcatgtccccccccccccccccccccctctgtGTTGGGCCTCAGAATAAATACATTGTTTGAGATTTCGTTAAGCCTAGCCGAAAAAAGGGCATATGAGCCCAAACTCAAATTTTGAGCCCAAAATATTTGTTAACGTCCAACCTAGttcatttaatttatgaacTAAGTATTGGACCCAAATAGATGTACGAACTAGGTGGGGTCCGGCCGTCAGGGACTCAGGCTTGGCCCAGCTTGGTTGAGCTGACAAACTCACAACCCCAGTATTGATAAAATTACTagttattttttgatttgtCTAGGTTAATgtttaatttatatttgttataaTTACCATTGACTTGAATTGCCATTTAGGTCCCTGggaaaaaagttttattttttttatttacttatttataatttattagttGGGGAGGGGAATTTGAATTGCAATACAAACCACAGCTCTCCATACTAGATCTAccattctcaaatttttttttttttttggttgatgaaaATGACCACACTAGTCATCTCTACTGCTACCGATCTACAAAACAAAACTTCAGTTGTCAATCTTCCCATCACGTGCCACTTGAAGAATCTCACATGCTACCATAAATCTCACGTGCTTCTACTTTGTCACATGTGCCTTACACACTAGTCAAAAATCTTGTCATGCGCCGCCATGTGCGATTTAGTATTTTGTGATATTATTCATGATATCAACCATGCCACATGTCACACCTTGATCACTGCCACGTGACCCCTAAGCATGTATATGCCATGTTCGCAAATCCTCTTTTTGACTTGAACCTATTTGGATTCAAATCTAACAACACAATTAATTGTTGACTAACCATCTAATTATTGACTTTTAACTGCTAAGTATTGACTTTGACTAGAGTTGACATTTGCCAATAGCTCTATCATACCATGTTTTTCGCATATATATTTAGGGGCCTATTTTCCCATTTAAGGCTCCCAATTCACTCAAATTGGCTCATTTGAGTCTTGTATATGCAAAATTCACAGTTTCAAATTCATTTCAAATCGTGCTTGATCCATTATCCATTCATTTCGGTCACTTTCAAGGCACCATTCAAGACATCTTTGAGGTATCTCCACAAGCTTATTCCAAATTCAAGCCATTTAGTAAAAGAGTGTTCTATTAGTAAAAGAgtcatcttttccttcattttgttttgttaattcTACTAAATTGGAAAGTTCAATACTAAGCTGTTTTGATGAAGCTATCACATGATCGTAGAAAATCTAAATTATGTGTTCTTTATAACATTTAAGTATATGCTTATTTTATCAACATAGGTTACCATTTGTTCCCGCACTATGGGAGGTTGTAAGAAATTTTTCCCACTTACCCAAACAACAAAAGTTCCCTCTgcctttcaactttttttttccaccctACCTTTCAACTTAAATGATGGCTAATAACATTACTGCATCTTCAAGCATCTATTCTGCGGTGTATAATTGCCTTTGacacaataaagaaagaaaagttaaaGTCTTTGTATTCAAGCATGAGATGTGATTTTGCCTTTGTCTAGAATGTAACAATGCTGCATAGTACAGCCCACTTCTATTAAGTCTAATGGCATATCGTTTCCATTTGTGGGGTAGATTTGAGGTATGATTCCTTCAACTTCAATCTTCAcgtaacaaaaatattaaaaaaggaaaagaaaaaaaaagtcttcttcaattttatgcatttatttagtaatttattattatgttttggGTAACTCAGATACAACTCATCTTTACTTACCAAAAACgaagttttcttttcttgaatattGTAGACCTACTTGTAGTCTTGAACGACCAAATATAGGCATTATAGTTGAGCTACACAAAATTACGGTGATGCTACATGGAGTATAGGACGAAAAAGAATCTGCAGACAACAGAGTTTTATTATGCTTTAAATTCCCACATTTTACAGGTGTCTATTCATATCTTACTTTAATATGCATTTGTCCCAATTGCAAAACTTTTGAGCCAGACTTGGTAAGAGTGAATCATATAAACTTATTTGGCCAAACtattgaattgaaaaaaagaaaaaagaattaccTACTTTTCTGTATTGTTGTATCCAAATTTACCTTGAATGACCAGAAGTTTTGATTTATTCCTACTTCTAGCTCTCGctgataaaatttaaatgccTTTGATTTGGGACATCCAGCTTGAAATGTGAAATAAACTTTTCAAAACAtcattatttttacaaaaagattgaaggaaaaagaataatgaATCATCAGGACTGAGAAACGGATTAATTTGTTCCTGATTCCTGTTCCAAGATTTGGAAACTATGCAAATATGgttgaattttctttaaatctCATGAccaatactttttcttttttagctaaTGTTACAACAAGAATAATCacaaacaaaaatgaacaaTATTCAATGAGGAGGAGGTATATACTCGTGCTCAATTGTAGGCAATGTTCGAGTGAGAGCTGCTGTAGGAGCTCTTACATGTCCAACCATAGATACTTGCAATGCTTCTTCTTCATAAGCCCTTCTCTCCATCTCTTCCATTCTTGACTTCTTCTTGGCCTTAACAAACATTGCCACCAGAAGCAAACTCAAAAGAAAAGCACCCAATGTAGCCCCAATTGAACTTCCAACTGCCACTTTCCACCGGCTAATCTTTTTACTCACTTGCTTTGGGGGTGTCTCAATGACCAATCCAAAATGTCCATGCCTCGTTGCATCACATACATATGGTGATACCTGATTTGCTAGTGTGACTTTGCCATCACTTTCAAAACTAGCACAATATGGCCTAATTCCCTGTAAGTTAGTGAAGTTTGTAGTATTGCTGAAGTCTATTGTGATGGGCTTTTCTCCTGCAAGAATTCCAAGCTCAAAAGAGTTTCTAAAATTCACGTTGACACCAGAATTATAAGCTAGAAGACCTAAAATAGGGGACACAAGTTGGTAACCAGATAAATCATAGTTAGCATAGTATATGGAAGACCAATTATATCCCAAGTTTTGTCTAACTACCATGACTCTTTCCACACAGGGATGCACAGTCACACCAACATCCAGATGAAATTCCATAACCCTTGCACCATACCTTTGAAGACTGCCACATCTGAACCTCGCCATGTTGACCCTGATGCCAGAAAAGTTTGCTGGTAAATGTACAGTGTGTAACGTTCCAGTCCTGAAACGTTGGTCAAAGGACTTAAATGTGTAGTCTCTAATGTAGAGATCAAGAAGATGAGCTGATTTGATTCCTTGAGCTCCAGCTTTTATTGATGCTAATGATGCCCATGAAAGAATTATCAATGTAAAAGAGAAGAGGGAGCCCATGTGAAAAAATGAGCTTTGCTAAGAAGTTGGAAGAATATGTAGTAGTATGGAGTTCGACAATTTTCTGGGGCTGGAAAATTAAAAGTatagtttgaaatttgtgaaaaaataaatctagATTAGATTCTTTTCCTGTAGAAAAGGAAAGTTTAGACTGTTTGGGGaaatttaaagaacataaaaagCTTTGGTGGATTAATGAGtaaggaaggaaaaaagaaagagaaaaaaaaaagaaagttcttATATTGTTTCTATCATTGTAAGTGAAGGGAGTGAAAATGTTGGGTGGCTATGAAAGTTCCTGATAAGAAAGATTGCTTGTTGTTTTAGGAGATGTGGGGTTGTGAAGAACCAGCAAAATGAATCTCGTACTGTTGCATAGCAGCATACTTTTTGTCGATCTGTCttagtaaagaaaatttttgagtTGGCAAAGGGGTGAGAGTCATATGGCAAAGGTTGGGAGATATGATTTTGGAGCATGGACTGATAATGATGGTACTAAAGGGGCATGGCGTGCTTAGGGAAAGAAATGAGAGCATTTTTCACTTAGGGGCTCCCATACTCTAATTGTGCTTGATGACATGTCTGCCACTTGAACTACTTTGTGGTTTCTTGTTGGCTACCATGGCattctattcttcttcttcttcttttttttgatatatcatGGGCCCAACTTTCACATGGGAGGTCAAATAAGAAATACAAgaatatgttttgaattttggtgCAAATGACTCCCTTCATTCCCTTATTTTGTTTACCATTTATTGTAGGACCTCACGAGAGAGGAATTTATGTGCTTTTTATGCTTTTTATTGTGTATCATTGGCACCTTATGGAGTGCATTAATTATGTCTTTTTGACTATAAGTACATCACAAGATTAGTATTGCCAAAGATAGAGATGTCCTATTCTTAAGCATATTGGATTTGTTTAGTTTTGGATTTGAGcactaacaaaaaatatatatatatgtttggtggaaaaatgaaatactttGTAGTTGAGTTGAGAAACAAAATTGCACAGAAGATTTGTCTATTGGGCCATCTCCATGAATCTTTTGCCGATAGTTAACTAATTTGTGCTGGATAAAGGGGCTACACACATTCAGGAGATTAACCAAGTTAATTGGCATCTTCGCTAATCTTTAAAAGTAACAAGCAAAAGTAGTGATATTCTTGACATGAGCATCTACGCCCATAGCAGGTGAAAGTTCACTTTTTGTGAATAAGGATCACATACAAGACAAAGAAAATCCTCCAAAGTGAACGAACAAAAAAGCTTCGGGActtaaaatagaagaagaaaaagaagataaaagagCCATGGTGAACAGCttgtatattttaaattatcaaCGGAAGTTGAGACTGGTCCCATAAGTCAATCCTACTTGCCAATTAGCAGGAGCAACATTCCAAGCTATAATAGTCTCCCTGGTTGTGTAAGAGGTGATCCTAAAAGAAAGAGGTTGGCCTCCAAGAGTTGCAAATGCTTGGTATGAAGCTCCCCAATTATGGGTCATGCTTATCCATCCTGTTTTGCTTCCTTTCACCCACATATTAGCAATGTCTCCCCCACCTCCGACGTTCATCACATACACCAACAACCAGTACCCATTTCCTTGGAAAGAGAATCGAAGCCCGCCGGTCCTTATACATGGTACCCTATTACATAAAACAATGCTAACTATTAATCGTAGATACTTGTGTAAAATAGTAGATGTAAACTAGTGTAAGAAGATAATTTCCCATTTCAGAAGTGAAccgatttttcttttcttcattaatTAGTACTAGTATAATGACTTGATAAAAAGACTTAAGAAATCCTATACCTGCGGTACATAACTGGGACAATGCCAGCCTTCCACTGTGCTATTTTCATAAAAGCAGGCTTGGCCATGTCAAAGTGGACTCGAGGTGGGTTGCACCACCCACCAGCATTGGAGTCCTGTGACCAATTTGGTGGGCAAAGGTTCGTAGCGGTCACTGTTGTGAATGGTACCCCTGTAAAGCACCACTTTGATTGGTAACACTTTATTTGGTAGCAAGTCCCG
This region includes:
- the LOC126709990 gene encoding uncharacterized protein LOC126709990: MGSLFSFTLIILSWASLASIKAGAQGIKSAHLLDLYIRDYTFKSFDQRFRTGTLHTVHLPANFSGIRVNMARFRCGSLQRYGARVMEFHLDVGVTVHPCVERVMVVRQNLGYNWSSIYYANYDLSGYQLVSPILGLLAYNSGVNVNFRNSFELGILAGEKPITIDFSNTTNFTNLQGIRPYCASFESDGKVTLANQVSPYVCDATRHGHFGLVIETPPKQVSKKISRWKVAVGSSIGATLGAFLLSLLLVAMFVKAKKKSRMEEMERRAYEEEALQVSMVGHVRAPTAALTRTLPTIEHEYIPPPH
- the LOC126710082 gene encoding expansin-A7-like; the protein is MASSSQSWSFSFFFMASILAIISQQKVAGVFWPSPWQLAHATFYGDDTASATMGGACGYGNLFVNGYGTDTAALSSTLFNNGYACGTCYQIKCYQSKWCFTGVPFTTVTATNLCPPNWSQDSNAGGWCNPPRVHFDMAKPAFMKIAQWKAGIVPVMYRRVPCIRTGGLRFSFQGNGYWLLVYVMNVGGGGDIANMWVKGSKTGWISMTHNWGASYQAFATLGGQPLSFRITSYTTRETIIAWNVAPANWQVGLTYGTSLNFR